The region AACACTTCATTTAAAACTTCAGGATGTTTAAGCATAACTTCGTACACTTCTTTATTTTCTTCATCAGAAAGTGCTCCTGCAACATACAGTTCTAAAATACCGGAATTTATGTAATTATTTATATCCATTTAGTTAAGTACTATAGCGCGTAATTCGTTAATACAATTTCTGTTTCTTGTTTTTATTGTGCCTATAGGCATCTTAAGTGTTTCAGAAGCTTCTTTTTGAGTGTACCCTTTAAAGTAAAGTAGTTCTATAACTTTAATACACTTGTCTGCTAATTTGTTTACAAATTTACTTATTCCTATAGCATCCGTCTCATTATTTAAATTATCGCCATGTTCTAAAATATCTACGAAAAATTGAGCATCAAGGTTTTGTTTGGTGTTCTTAAATGTTTTAGACCTTGTTTTATCTATTGCAGCATTACGAGCAATATTTAGAATCCAGGTAAAAAAGCGTCCTTTTTCAGCAGAATAGGTATCTGCTTTATGCCATGCTTTAATGAAAACATCTTGCATAATTTCTTCGGCAATATGATGATCTCTAACAATATTGTAAATAACACCATGAATATTTTTGGCATACATATTATATAATGTTTCAAAAGCTTTCTCATCTTTATTTTGAAACTTTTCAATAAGCGGGTCTAACTGCATATAGTTTTTGTAAGCCATGAAAATAGTTAAATTAATCCACATAAAAAAAGCTGCATAGTGCAGCTTTTAATATTTTTTATATGTAAAAACAATTATTGTTCTCTTAAATATGTATCTATTGTGATGGCTACCTCTTCCCAAGTTTTACTTACGCCATCTGCTCCTGTATGTAACACTTCACAAGCTTTGTGTAATGTAGCCAGAGCATCTAAAGCGTTCCAATCTTTTAACTGCATAACACCAGATAAAGATACACGTCTGTTATCTGTAACAGCATAAGTTAAAGGAAGATCGTGAGTTTCTCCATTCATGGTAATTGTTGCTACAGCTTCAGTGTCTGAAGTTGTTTTTAAGGTTCCTTTTAAAAATTCGGTATCTGCCATAACATTAAAAAAGAACTTTTGTAATTTACCATCACGTATAGAATCTTTAGAATATATAGTGCTAATAGGAATTGAAAAAGTAACGTTATTTAAAGCTTCTTGTACAGAAGAACCAGCATGAGGTTCAAAATCTAAAGTTGTAAATACTCCAGAAACAGGGGTTTTAGCCGTGGTTTTGTACGCTGTCCAGTTAACTGTAGTCCCTTCAGGCTTAATTACAAATTGTTCTGTTTTTTCTACAGGTGTTTCTGTTATAGGAGTTTCTTTTTTGTCTGATTTACAACTGGTAGTTAAAGCTAAAGCACATACAGCTAAAAGCATTGTTACTCTTTTCATGGTGGATATTTTTTATAAT is a window of Formosa sediminum DNA encoding:
- a CDS encoding RNA polymerase sigma factor — encoded protein: MQLDPLIEKFQNKDEKAFETLYNMYAKNIHGVIYNIVRDHHIAEEIMQDVFIKAWHKADTYSAEKGRFFTWILNIARNAAIDKTRSKTFKNTKQNLDAQFFVDILEHGDNLNNETDAIGISKFVNKLADKCIKVIELLYFKGYTQKEASETLKMPIGTIKTRNRNCINELRAIVLN
- a CDS encoding YceI family protein, with protein sequence MKRVTMLLAVCALALTTSCKSDKKETPITETPVEKTEQFVIKPEGTTVNWTAYKTTAKTPVSGVFTTLDFEPHAGSSVQEALNNVTFSIPISTIYSKDSIRDGKLQKFFFNVMADTEFLKGTLKTTSDTEAVATITMNGETHDLPLTYAVTDNRRVSLSGVMQLKDWNALDALATLHKACEVLHTGADGVSKTWEEVAITIDTYLREQ